In a single window of the Myxococcus guangdongensis genome:
- the mug gene encoding G/U mismatch-specific DNA glycosylase, translating into MPASRRPTREELDAATGRTMPDLVGPGLRVLFCGINPSLYSVVVGYHFARPGNRFWPTMHQSGFTPRQLLPSEQGELLGFGLGITNVVDRATATADQLDHSELRSGAKGLEAKVRRHRPRFLAVLGVGAYRTAFARPKAKLGLQPETLGATRLWVLPNPSGLNAHYQLPDLARLFAQLRHAADEG; encoded by the coding sequence ATGCCTGCATCACGGCGCCCCACGCGCGAGGAGCTCGACGCCGCCACTGGCCGTACCATGCCGGACCTCGTCGGCCCGGGGTTGCGCGTACTCTTCTGCGGCATCAATCCCAGCCTGTATTCGGTGGTGGTGGGGTACCACTTCGCGCGGCCGGGCAATCGCTTCTGGCCGACGATGCACCAGTCGGGCTTCACGCCCCGGCAGTTGTTGCCCTCGGAGCAGGGGGAGCTGTTGGGATTCGGGTTGGGAATCACCAACGTCGTCGACCGGGCCACGGCCACGGCCGACCAGCTCGATCACTCGGAGTTGAGGTCGGGCGCGAAGGGACTGGAGGCCAAGGTCCGCCGCCATCGACCGCGCTTCCTCGCGGTGCTGGGCGTGGGGGCGTACCGCACGGCGTTCGCGAGGCCCAAGGCGAAGCTGGGGCTCCAGCCGGAGACGCTCGGCGCCACGCGCCTGTGGGTGCTGCCGAATCCCAGCGGACTCAACGCCCACTACCAGCTCCCCGACCTGGCCAGACTCTTCGCGCAGCTCCGCCACGCGGCGGATGAAGGCTGA
- a CDS encoding tRNA-uridine aminocarboxypropyltransferase: MSSRVALRPRCDRCYLPSHLCLCAEIPRVQTRTRFLLVQHALEIRKKSNTGRVAALALTNATLLTHGSPADVLDSSLFAEPGTWLLFPDGPELPEDTPPPRQVVVLDGSWSQARRMSQRLPTLRLLPRLVLPPPPPGMLHLREPSHPAGMSTLDAIARAVELLEGPQTAAPLARLAQLRVQRIAECGSLNREAMSQNR, translated from the coding sequence ATGTCTTCGCGCGTTGCCCTCCGCCCCCGATGTGACCGCTGCTATCTCCCATCGCACCTGTGTCTGTGCGCGGAGATTCCCCGCGTGCAGACGCGCACGCGGTTCCTCCTGGTGCAGCACGCGCTGGAGATTCGCAAGAAGAGCAACACCGGCCGGGTGGCCGCGCTCGCCCTCACCAACGCCACCCTGCTCACCCACGGCTCGCCCGCCGACGTCCTGGACAGCTCCCTGTTCGCCGAGCCGGGCACGTGGCTGCTCTTCCCGGACGGGCCCGAGCTCCCCGAGGACACCCCGCCTCCCAGGCAGGTGGTGGTGCTGGATGGCAGCTGGTCCCAGGCGCGCCGGATGAGCCAGCGGCTGCCCACGCTGCGGCTGCTCCCCCGCCTCGTGCTGCCACCACCGCCCCCCGGGATGCTCCACCTGCGCGAGCCGAGCCACCCCGCGGGCATGTCCACCCTGGACGCGATTGCCCGCGCCGTGGAGCTGCTGGAGGGCCCCCAGACGGCGGCCCCCCTGGCGCGGCTCGCCCAGCTGCGCGTCCAGCGCATCGCCGAGTGCGGCTCGCTCAACCGCGAGGCGATGAGCCAGAACCGCTGA
- a CDS encoding response regulator encodes MTSKDANIRILVVDDHPMLREGLCGMIASQPDMTLVAEAETGEQALQAYRAHTPDITLMDVQMPGMNGIDAITAIRAEFPTARIIVLTTYKGDAQALRAIKAGASGYLLKSMLRKELVETLRSVHAGRRRIAADIASELAEHVADDELTAREREVLSRVAAGNANKEVAAQMGISEETVKTHMKNVLTKLSARDRTHAVVVAMRRGIIDL; translated from the coding sequence ATGACTTCGAAGGACGCGAACATCCGCATCCTGGTGGTCGACGACCATCCGATGTTGCGTGAAGGGCTCTGCGGGATGATTGCCAGTCAGCCGGACATGACGCTCGTGGCCGAGGCGGAGACGGGCGAGCAGGCGTTGCAGGCGTACCGGGCGCACACGCCGGACATCACGTTGATGGACGTGCAGATGCCGGGGATGAACGGCATCGACGCCATCACCGCCATCCGCGCCGAGTTCCCCACGGCGCGCATCATCGTGCTGACGACGTACAAGGGGGATGCGCAGGCGCTGCGCGCCATCAAGGCGGGGGCGTCCGGCTACCTGCTCAAGAGCATGCTGCGCAAGGAGCTGGTGGAGACCCTCCGCAGCGTGCATGCGGGCCGTCGCCGCATCGCCGCGGACATCGCGTCGGAGCTGGCGGAGCACGTGGCGGATGACGAGCTGACGGCGCGCGAGCGGGAGGTGTTGAGTCGCGTGGCCGCGGGCAACGCGAACAAGGAGGTCGCCGCGCAGATGGGCATCTCCGAGGAGACCGTCAAGACGCACATGAAGAACGTGCTGACGAAGCTCTCCGCGCGGGACAGGACGCACGCCGTGGTGGTGGCGATGCGCCGGGGCATCATCGACCTCTGA
- the sitA6 gene encoding SitA6 family polymorphic toxin lipoprotein — translation MQAFACRTWRSFCLSILVGAWMACATPPPAPLQEAWESAELECEAPHEDQCVTLLCLGESCGFYRCEDSFEGVIEQARFPPSRPPAAAAAPGSGPRRNWGGAQKLPGEPIMTFPNWNGPERVVPPSHRLPPGRWEKHHIFPQEEGLARWFKRQGVKIHSYTLPIPYEVHRRIHGGGNRGGAWNEAWRQFQRDNGEASPEAIFRHAGELIYRFQLLGGPIQSYYSQPGT, via the coding sequence ATGCAAGCATTTGCCTGTCGAACCTGGCGGTCCTTTTGTCTATCGATTCTCGTAGGGGCGTGGATGGCCTGCGCCACGCCACCGCCCGCGCCCCTGCAGGAGGCATGGGAATCCGCGGAGCTCGAGTGCGAGGCTCCACATGAGGACCAGTGCGTCACCTTGCTGTGCCTCGGAGAAAGCTGCGGTTTCTATCGCTGCGAGGACAGCTTCGAGGGAGTGATTGAGCAGGCGCGGTTCCCACCGTCCCGCCCACCCGCCGCGGCAGCGGCTCCGGGAAGTGGGCCTCGCCGGAATTGGGGAGGTGCCCAGAAGCTGCCGGGCGAACCCATCATGACGTTCCCCAACTGGAATGGTCCGGAACGGGTCGTTCCGCCATCTCACCGACTTCCGCCTGGGCGATGGGAGAAGCATCACATCTTCCCCCAGGAAGAAGGGCTCGCGAGATGGTTCAAGCGGCAGGGCGTCAAGATCCACAGCTACACGCTACCGATTCCCTATGAGGTTCATCGGAGGATTCACGGTGGAGGCAATCGCGGCGGAGCGTGGAACGAAGCCTGGCGACAGTTTCAACGGGACAATGGCGAAGCGTCGCCGGAGGCGATCTTCAGACACGCGGGCGAGCTCATCTATCGCTTCCAGCTACTGGGTGGCCCCATCCAGTCGTACTATTCGCAGCCAGGGACGTGA
- a CDS encoding GNAT family N-acetyltransferase — protein MAVTLRPAQPSDEPALGRMGAALAQLHHDFDPQRFMMPDDVESGYRWWLGREAKKADAVVIVAEMDGEVVGYAYGRVEAVDWNALLDRSGGFHDLWVDAKARKAGVGAQLAEELMRRLTALGVPRVVLHTAAKNEAAQRMFARLGWRPTMVEMTREATADTAPKP, from the coding sequence ATGGCCGTCACCCTCCGTCCCGCCCAGCCCTCCGACGAGCCCGCCCTGGGCCGCATGGGCGCGGCGCTCGCGCAGCTCCACCACGACTTCGACCCACAGCGCTTCATGATGCCCGACGACGTCGAGTCCGGTTACCGCTGGTGGCTGGGACGCGAGGCGAAGAAGGCCGACGCCGTCGTCATCGTCGCGGAGATGGACGGCGAAGTGGTGGGCTACGCCTACGGCCGCGTGGAGGCCGTGGACTGGAACGCCCTGTTGGACCGCTCCGGCGGCTTCCACGACCTCTGGGTGGACGCCAAGGCGCGCAAGGCGGGCGTGGGCGCCCAGCTCGCCGAGGAGCTGATGCGTCGGCTCACCGCCCTGGGCGTGCCGCGCGTCGTGCTGCACACCGCTGCGAAGAACGAGGCCGCGCAGCGCATGTTCGCCCGCCTGGGCTGGCGCCCCACCATGGTGGAGATGACCCGCGAGGCCACAGCCGACACGGCCCCGAAGCCCTGA
- a CDS encoding class I SAM-dependent methyltransferase gives MSPREYATAFRLLASTARHPENIARLVAERLSPRMPSSPSLLDVGAGSGKVAQALAPRFGALTLLEPNPEQVAELRLEKAKVLIEPFERFDASERFDLVLCSHVLYHVPPADWPGFIDRLLSFVRPGGHALLVMAAGRGPTFELCRDFADTLNFGQLLLDTMGRMSLAHDVLPAMSGFTARTFEEMFTLCRFFVLEGCFTAEQLAAMGPEQAREMDRKLRLHAERCLRPDGTYQLEQDEDMVLIPKP, from the coding sequence CGTTCCGTCTGCTCGCATCCACCGCGCGCCATCCGGAGAACATCGCGCGGCTCGTCGCGGAGCGCCTGTCGCCCCGCATGCCTTCGTCGCCTTCGCTGCTGGACGTGGGCGCGGGCTCCGGCAAGGTGGCCCAGGCGCTGGCGCCGCGCTTCGGCGCGCTCACGTTGCTGGAGCCCAACCCGGAGCAGGTGGCGGAGCTGCGGCTGGAGAAGGCGAAGGTGCTCATCGAGCCCTTCGAGCGGTTCGACGCGTCCGAGCGCTTCGACCTGGTGCTGTGCTCCCACGTCCTGTACCACGTGCCGCCTGCCGACTGGCCGGGCTTCATCGACCGGCTCCTGTCGTTCGTGCGCCCCGGAGGCCACGCGCTCCTCGTCATGGCGGCGGGCCGCGGGCCGACCTTCGAGCTGTGTCGCGACTTCGCCGACACGCTGAACTTCGGCCAGCTGCTCCTGGACACGATGGGGCGCATGTCGCTGGCGCATGACGTGCTGCCGGCGATGAGCGGCTTCACCGCGCGCACCTTCGAGGAGATGTTCACCCTCTGCCGCTTCTTCGTGCTGGAGGGGTGTTTCACGGCCGAGCAGCTCGCGGCCATGGGGCCGGAGCAGGCGCGGGAGATGGACCGGAAGCTGCGCCTGCACGCGGAGCGCTGCCTGCGTCCGGACGGCACCTACCAGCTGGAGCAGGACGAGGACATGGTGCTCATCCCGAAGCCCTGA
- a CDS encoding DUF3592 domain-containing protein: MMKGLMTGLMLLFGAMLAYGGGRLLYRAHASEQWPTTEGTVVSSSVQTMHDRRNTRFHPEVRYEYSVGGSHYTSDTVSFGGNDTGALPDAQRLTRRYASGTKMAVHYAPDDPAIACVECGGAGVSSYVVMFGGLAVAGVAGTSMVDTLSADFRERRRNKGKRLAS; the protein is encoded by the coding sequence ATGATGAAGGGATTGATGACGGGGTTGATGCTGCTGTTCGGCGCGATGCTGGCCTATGGAGGCGGGCGCCTGCTGTACCGCGCGCATGCGAGCGAGCAGTGGCCCACCACCGAGGGCACCGTCGTCTCCTCGTCCGTGCAGACGATGCACGACCGGCGCAACACCCGCTTCCACCCCGAGGTGCGCTACGAATACTCGGTGGGCGGCAGCCACTACACCTCAGACACCGTCTCCTTCGGCGGCAACGACACGGGCGCACTGCCGGACGCGCAGCGACTGACGCGCCGGTATGCCTCCGGCACGAAGATGGCCGTCCACTACGCGCCGGACGACCCGGCCATCGCGTGCGTCGAGTGCGGTGGCGCGGGGGTGTCCAGCTACGTGGTGATGTTCGGTGGCCTCGCCGTCGCAGGCGTCGCGGGGACGAGCATGGTGGACACGCTGAGCGCCGACTTCCGCGAGCGTCGGCGCAACAAGGGCAAGCGGCTCGCCAGCTGA
- a CDS encoding DUF1427 family protein has translation MNWKLCVGLLLGLGIGFGCRWLGVPVPAPPALVGALLVVTMTTGYTLTDRLLASRPSRNHIHCGGPTGETQESRS, from the coding sequence GTGAACTGGAAACTGTGTGTGGGACTGCTGCTGGGCCTGGGCATCGGCTTCGGCTGTCGCTGGCTGGGAGTCCCCGTCCCCGCGCCGCCGGCGCTCGTCGGCGCGCTGCTCGTCGTCACCATGACGACGGGCTACACGCTCACGGACCGGCTGCTCGCCTCGCGCCCGTCGCGCAATCACATCCACTGCGGCGGGCCCACCGGGGAGACCCAGGAGAGCAGGTCATGA
- a CDS encoding MFS transporter — MPSEAKVAVSPAPVAQEVGALAPLRHATFRTLWLAVLASHIGTWVHDVAAAWFMSERTGSPLMVAAVQSATTLPVVVFALAAGTLADIVDRRRYLITIQLWMLVMATLLAWISMVGELTEWTLLGLTFALGMGAAMAMPAQAATTAELVPRPLLAPAVALSSIGMNIARSVGPALGGLIVARFGAGWAFSVDAVSYLGVLLALVSWRRVKEASTLPSEPFGTALRGGLRYASRSGDLRSVLLKSACFYAFASALPAQLAIVVRKELGAGAGTYGLLLTCIGAGAVAGAVVLPRLRARWGVDRLVLGATLLYALTMVTVAFVRSLPVLGVAMVANGLAWISVLSSLQTATHLSVPTWVRARALSLYIVVFSAGMAGGGLVWGSVSQRFGVPVSLTVAAGAAVLAGFFSLRFRLGQAMARNTAPSAHWPTPQVSDDLGKDQGPVLVTVEYRIAPTGRAAFLPLVHQLGDTRQRDGAVQWGVMEDTTEPGRFLEYFVLGSWMEHLRQHERVTHEEKALQEQLRALHQGAQPPVVHHYVGAAPTPPRFIPSENDA, encoded by the coding sequence ATGCCTTCTGAAGCGAAGGTCGCGGTGAGCCCCGCGCCCGTGGCCCAGGAGGTGGGGGCCCTGGCGCCCCTGCGTCACGCCACGTTCCGCACGCTGTGGCTCGCGGTGCTGGCCAGCCACATCGGCACCTGGGTGCACGACGTGGCCGCGGCGTGGTTCATGTCGGAGCGCACCGGCTCGCCGCTGATGGTGGCGGCGGTGCAGTCCGCGACGACGCTGCCCGTCGTCGTGTTCGCGCTGGCGGCGGGCACGCTGGCGGACATCGTCGACCGGCGGCGCTACCTCATCACCATCCAGCTGTGGATGCTGGTCATGGCCACGCTGCTCGCGTGGATCTCCATGGTGGGCGAGCTGACGGAGTGGACGCTGCTGGGGCTGACGTTCGCCCTGGGCATGGGCGCGGCCATGGCCATGCCGGCGCAGGCGGCCACCACCGCGGAGCTGGTCCCCAGGCCCCTGCTCGCGCCCGCCGTGGCGCTGAGCTCCATCGGGATGAACATCGCGCGCTCGGTGGGGCCCGCGCTCGGAGGTCTCATCGTCGCGCGCTTCGGCGCCGGGTGGGCCTTCTCCGTGGACGCGGTCTCCTATCTGGGCGTGCTGCTGGCGCTCGTGTCCTGGCGACGCGTGAAGGAGGCCTCCACGCTCCCGTCGGAGCCCTTCGGCACCGCGCTGCGCGGAGGGCTGCGGTACGCGTCGCGCTCGGGAGATTTGCGCTCGGTGCTGCTCAAGTCCGCCTGCTTCTACGCCTTCGCGAGCGCCCTGCCCGCGCAGCTCGCCATCGTCGTGCGCAAGGAGCTGGGCGCGGGCGCGGGGACGTACGGACTCCTGCTCACGTGCATCGGCGCGGGCGCGGTGGCGGGCGCCGTCGTGTTGCCCCGGCTGCGCGCGCGGTGGGGCGTGGACCGGTTGGTGCTGGGGGCGACGCTGCTCTACGCGCTCACCATGGTGACGGTGGCCTTCGTGCGCAGCCTGCCCGTGCTGGGCGTGGCCATGGTGGCCAACGGCCTGGCGTGGATCAGCGTGCTGTCCTCGCTCCAGACGGCCACGCACCTGTCGGTGCCCACTTGGGTGCGCGCCCGCGCGCTGTCGCTCTACATCGTGGTGTTCTCCGCGGGCATGGCCGGCGGAGGCCTGGTGTGGGGTTCGGTGTCCCAGCGCTTCGGCGTGCCCGTGTCGCTGACGGTGGCGGCGGGCGCGGCGGTGCTCGCGGGCTTCTTCTCGCTGCGCTTCCGCCTGGGACAGGCCATGGCTCGCAACACCGCGCCGTCCGCCCACTGGCCCACGCCCCAGGTCTCCGACGACCTCGGGAAGGACCAGGGCCCGGTGCTGGTGACGGTGGAGTACCGCATCGCCCCAACAGGGCGCGCGGCGTTCCTGCCCCTGGTGCACCAGCTCGGCGACACGCGACAGCGCGACGGCGCCGTGCAGTGGGGCGTGATGGAGGACACGACGGAGCCCGGACGGTTCCTCGAGTACTTCGTCCTCGGCTCCTGGATGGAGCACCTGCGCCAGCACGAGCGCGTCACCCATGAGGAGAAGGCACTGCAGGAACAGCTGCGCGCGCTGCACCAGGGCGCCCAGCCCCCCGTGGTCCATCACTACGTCGGCGCCGCGCCGACGCCCCCTCGCTTCATCCCCTCGGAGAACGACGCGTGA
- a CDS encoding hydrolase: MPNASPTPGKSLLTPDNHALILVDHQSQMAFATHSIELPLLRNNTALICKAAAGFRVPTLLTTVAEKSFSGPLFPEIKEVFPEAKVIDRTTMNCWEDPNVTDQVNRFDKARVVFAGLWTSVCIVGPVLSAIDQGFQVYVITDASGDISQEAHERAVQRMVQAGAIPVTSLQYLLELQRDWARGATYAMTTGVAVAHGGGYGLGVQYAKSMFNASEGGGH; encoded by the coding sequence ATGCCCAACGCCTCCCCCACGCCCGGCAAGAGCCTGCTCACCCCGGACAACCACGCGCTCATCCTGGTGGACCACCAGTCGCAGATGGCCTTCGCCACGCACAGCATCGAGCTGCCGCTCCTGCGCAACAACACCGCGCTCATCTGCAAGGCCGCCGCGGGCTTCCGCGTCCCCACGCTGCTCACCACCGTCGCGGAGAAGAGCTTCTCCGGCCCGCTGTTCCCCGAAATCAAGGAGGTCTTCCCCGAGGCGAAGGTCATCGACCGCACCACGATGAACTGCTGGGAGGACCCGAACGTCACCGACCAGGTCAACCGCTTCGACAAGGCGCGCGTCGTGTTCGCCGGCCTCTGGACGAGCGTGTGCATCGTCGGCCCGGTGTTGTCCGCCATCGACCAGGGCTTCCAGGTGTATGTCATCACCGACGCCAGCGGTGACATCTCCCAGGAGGCGCACGAGCGCGCCGTGCAGCGCATGGTGCAGGCCGGCGCCATCCCCGTGACGAGCCTCCAGTACCTGCTGGAGTTGCAGCGCGACTGGGCCCGAGGCGCCACCTACGCCATGACGACGGGCGTGGCCGTGGCCCACGGCGGCGGCTACGGCCTGGGCGTGCAGTACGCCAAGAGCATGTTCAACGCCTCCGAGGGCGGCGGTCACTGA
- the sitI6 gene encoding SitI6 family double-CXXCG motif immunity protein, producing the protein MRRFFWVDEDRVAATRRGGLVDASHKWGLPGLRTCPTCAVTWSGAGHYLPSVDLSRLTESESFEEARPEPYEEFMRLRDLVRPLVPPAVQLLPGTEFGPLVGRVTGKVPDFAWSAAVMLIHNEPFHRLQEQAVSGLRGFPTELRFRQKQPTELLELEIPLRGRLHRDCMPPDHPGPCETCGRMGLKRPDDPILDAASLPTEVDLFRLGNLATMVISTERFKDAVSHLGLEGLTFREVPTR; encoded by the coding sequence ATGCGACGATTTTTCTGGGTGGACGAGGACCGCGTCGCGGCGACCCGGCGAGGTGGGCTGGTGGACGCGTCCCACAAGTGGGGACTGCCGGGCCTGCGGACATGCCCCACCTGCGCGGTCACCTGGAGTGGCGCGGGGCACTACCTGCCCAGCGTCGACCTGTCGCGACTGACGGAGAGCGAGTCCTTCGAGGAGGCGCGACCCGAGCCCTACGAAGAGTTCATGCGGCTGCGCGACCTCGTCCGCCCGCTCGTGCCGCCCGCGGTCCAACTCCTCCCAGGGACTGAGTTCGGACCACTCGTCGGTAGAGTGACTGGGAAGGTCCCGGACTTCGCGTGGTCGGCGGCCGTCATGCTGATTCACAACGAGCCCTTTCACCGCCTTCAGGAGCAGGCAGTGAGCGGCCTCCGTGGCTTCCCGACCGAGCTGCGATTCCGCCAGAAGCAGCCCACAGAACTTCTGGAGCTCGAAATCCCACTCCGTGGGCGACTGCATCGAGACTGCATGCCGCCAGACCATCCGGGGCCATGCGAGACCTGCGGGCGAATGGGACTGAAGCGCCCCGACGACCCGATTCTGGACGCAGCCTCATTGCCAACCGAGGTGGACCTGTTCCGGCTCGGCAACCTCGCGACGATGGTCATCAGCACCGAACGATTCAAGGACGCCGTGAGCCACCTCGGACTCGAGGGGCTCACGTTCCGCGAAGTGCCGACACGCTGA
- a CDS encoding XapX domain-containing protein, with amino-acid sequence MTLALIGVALALLIGAGCRLLDIPLPAPPKLQGALLVVAMTVGFLLGERLLG; translated from the coding sequence ATGACCCTGGCCCTCATCGGTGTCGCCCTGGCGCTCCTCATCGGCGCGGGATGCCGGCTGCTCGACATCCCCCTGCCCGCGCCCCCGAAGCTCCAGGGCGCCCTGCTCGTGGTGGCCATGACGGTGGGGTTCCTCCTGGGAGAGCGGCTGCTGGGCTGA
- a CDS encoding 3'(2'),5'-bisphosphate nucleotidase CysQ family protein: MPSLDTELETARRIAREAGAVLLQVYATPFAVEDKAGGQGPVTEADTRANALIVDALHRAFPKDGVVAEESENDAVATRFERCWFVDPLDGTQEFVNRNGEFAIHIGLAIGGEARLGVVYRPVGDKLYSGVVGEGGFVEEAGARRALRVSDVAEPSSLRLVVSRSHRSMLTNQIAARLGIVRMYESGSVGIKCGLLAESVADLYLHTSSKSYRWDNCAPEAVLRSAGGILTDLGGTPYRYDTAELQNLRGLLACNAAAFPHVQPVVTRFAREAGLLD; the protein is encoded by the coding sequence ATGCCCTCCCTCGACACCGAGCTGGAAACCGCCCGTCGAATCGCCCGTGAAGCAGGCGCCGTGCTGCTCCAGGTCTACGCCACGCCCTTCGCGGTGGAGGACAAGGCGGGCGGGCAGGGGCCCGTCACCGAGGCCGACACCCGCGCCAACGCGCTCATCGTGGACGCGCTGCACCGGGCCTTCCCGAAGGACGGCGTGGTGGCGGAGGAGTCGGAGAACGATGCGGTGGCCACGCGCTTCGAGCGGTGCTGGTTCGTGGACCCGCTCGACGGCACCCAGGAGTTCGTCAACCGCAACGGCGAGTTCGCCATCCACATCGGCCTGGCCATCGGCGGCGAGGCGCGGCTGGGCGTCGTCTATCGGCCGGTGGGCGACAAGCTCTACTCGGGCGTGGTGGGGGAGGGCGGCTTCGTGGAGGAGGCGGGAGCGCGCCGGGCCCTGCGAGTATCGGACGTGGCGGAGCCGTCGTCGTTGCGCCTGGTGGTGTCGCGCTCGCATCGCTCGATGCTGACGAACCAGATTGCGGCGCGGCTGGGGATCGTCCGCATGTACGAGTCCGGCTCCGTGGGCATCAAGTGTGGCCTGCTCGCAGAGTCCGTCGCGGACCTCTACCTGCACACCAGCTCCAAGAGCTACCGCTGGGACAACTGCGCGCCGGAGGCGGTGCTGCGCTCCGCGGGTGGCATCCTCACGGACCTGGGCGGCACGCCGTATCGCTACGACACCGCGGAGCTCCAGAACCTGCGCGGCCTGCTGGCCTGCAACGCCGCGGCCTTTCCTCACGTGCAGCCCGTGGTCACCCGCTTCGCGCGCGAGGCGGGGCTGCTCGACTGA
- a CDS encoding amidohydrolase: MADLIVRNARVTTLDRDLPQAQALAVTDGVVEAVGDERDIMALATAVTRVIDAGGRRLVPGLNDSHIHLIRGGLNYNLELRWDGVRSLADAMAMLREQAARTPAPQWVRVVGGFSEHQFVEKRLPTLDELNAAAPETPVFILHLYDRALLNGAALRAVGYGKDTPEPPGGRIERDARGNPTGLLLASPNALILYATLALGPRLPPEYQLNSTRHFMRELNRLGVTSVIDAGGGFQNYPEDYDIIQKLHADGELTVRIAYNLFTQKKGSEQADFERWTGMLSPRQGDDMMRHNGAGEMLVFSAADFEDFRMPRPELPAGMEGELESVVHLLASKRWPFRIHATYDESIRRVLDVYEKVNREVPLDGLHWFIDHAETISERNIERVRALSGGIAVQHRMVYQGEYFQERYGPQALRRTPPVRKMLELGVPVGAGTDATRVASYNPWVALYWLVTGRTLGGLSMYGEDNLLEREEALRLWTHGSAWFSHEQEKKGLLKQGYLADFTVLSSDYFQVPEESIQHITSVLTVVGGRVVHGTGDFEPMAPRLPRPMPDWSPVNRFGGYQGGTLAQARQAFAKASHAHGDACAVHGHGRTHASRHEVPTSDVTGFWGALGCLCHAF, from the coding sequence ATGGCCGACCTGATTGTCCGCAACGCCCGCGTCACCACCCTGGATAGAGACCTCCCCCAGGCCCAAGCCCTGGCCGTCACCGACGGCGTCGTGGAGGCCGTGGGAGACGAGCGAGACATCATGGCGCTCGCGACGGCCGTCACGCGCGTCATCGACGCGGGCGGCCGCAGGCTCGTCCCGGGCCTCAATGACAGCCACATCCACCTGATTCGCGGCGGGCTCAACTACAACCTGGAGCTGCGGTGGGACGGCGTGCGCTCGCTGGCGGACGCCATGGCGATGCTGCGCGAGCAGGCGGCCCGCACGCCCGCGCCCCAGTGGGTCCGCGTGGTGGGCGGCTTCAGCGAGCACCAGTTCGTCGAGAAGCGCCTGCCCACGCTCGACGAGCTCAACGCCGCCGCGCCCGAGACGCCCGTCTTCATCCTGCACCTGTACGACCGCGCCCTGCTCAACGGCGCCGCCCTGCGCGCGGTGGGCTACGGCAAGGACACGCCCGAGCCTCCCGGAGGCCGCATCGAGCGCGACGCGCGCGGCAACCCCACCGGCCTGCTCCTGGCCAGCCCCAACGCGCTCATCCTCTACGCCACGCTCGCGCTGGGCCCCAGGCTGCCACCGGAGTACCAGCTCAACTCCACGCGCCACTTCATGCGCGAGCTCAACCGGCTGGGCGTCACCTCCGTCATCGACGCGGGCGGCGGCTTCCAGAACTACCCGGAGGACTACGACATCATCCAGAAGCTGCACGCCGACGGTGAGCTGACGGTGCGCATCGCCTACAACCTCTTCACCCAGAAGAAGGGCTCCGAGCAGGCGGACTTCGAGCGCTGGACGGGCATGCTCTCGCCCCGGCAGGGCGACGACATGATGCGCCACAACGGCGCGGGCGAGATGCTGGTGTTCTCCGCCGCGGACTTCGAGGACTTCCGCATGCCGCGCCCCGAGCTGCCCGCGGGCATGGAGGGCGAGCTGGAGTCCGTCGTCCACCTGCTCGCCAGCAAGCGTTGGCCCTTCCGCATCCACGCCACCTACGACGAGAGCATCCGCCGGGTGCTGGACGTCTACGAGAAGGTGAACCGGGAGGTGCCGCTGGACGGCCTGCACTGGTTCATCGACCACGCGGAGACCATCTCCGAGCGCAACATCGAGCGGGTGCGCGCGCTCAGCGGCGGCATCGCCGTGCAGCACCGCATGGTCTACCAGGGTGAGTACTTCCAGGAGCGCTACGGCCCGCAGGCCCTGCGCCGCACGCCGCCCGTCCGGAAGATGCTGGAGCTGGGCGTGCCGGTGGGCGCGGGCACGGACGCCACGCGCGTGGCCAGCTACAACCCCTGGGTGGCGCTGTACTGGCTCGTCACGGGCCGCACGCTGGGCGGCCTGTCCATGTACGGCGAGGACAACCTGCTGGAGCGCGAGGAGGCCCTGCGCCTGTGGACCCACGGCAGCGCGTGGTTCTCCCACGAGCAGGAGAAGAAGGGACTGCTCAAGCAGGGCTACCTCGCGGACTTCACCGTGTTGTCCTCGGACTACTTCCAGGTGCCCGAGGAGTCCATCCAGCACATCACCAGCGTGCTGACGGTGGTGGGCGGCCGGGTGGTGCACGGCACGGGAGACTTCGAGCCGATGGCCCCCAGGCTGCCCCGGCCCATGCCGGACTGGTCGCCGGTGAACCGCTTCGGTGGCTACCAGGGCGGCACGCTGGCCCAGGCCCGCCAGGCCTTCGCCAAGGCGTCACATGCCCACGGCGACGCCTGCGCCGTGCACGGACATGGAAGGACCCACGCATCGAGACACGAGGTCCCCACCTCCGATGTGACGGGCTTCTGGGGAGCGCTGGGGTGCCTCTGCCATGCCTTCTGA